One genomic segment of Gammaproteobacteria bacterium includes these proteins:
- a CDS encoding XTP/dITP diphosphatase → MQQMVLATGNKGKVAEIQAMLVGTGIEVLPQSQFDVPEVDETGLTFVENAILKARQAARISGLPAIADDSGLEVDALGGQPGIYSSRYAGQPGNDAANNAKLLQALQAVADDQRTARFQCVIVFMRHADDPVPFIAQGTWEGRILHAPAGNGGFGYDPLFFVAEEGCASAQLVAGRKNQISHRARALQKLVEFLKR, encoded by the coding sequence ATGCAGCAAATGGTACTGGCTACCGGCAACAAGGGTAAGGTGGCGGAAATTCAGGCGATGCTGGTTGGTACCGGCATTGAGGTCTTGCCGCAATCGCAATTCGACGTGCCCGAAGTGGATGAAACCGGTTTAACGTTTGTCGAAAACGCGATTCTCAAGGCGCGCCAGGCGGCACGCATCAGCGGATTGCCGGCCATTGCCGATGATTCCGGGCTGGAAGTGGATGCGCTGGGCGGTCAGCCGGGAATTTATTCGTCACGTTACGCCGGTCAGCCGGGCAATGATGCGGCGAACAACGCCAAGTTGCTGCAAGCGCTGCAGGCCGTGGCAGATGATCAGCGGACCGCGCGTTTTCAGTGCGTGATCGTGTTTATGCGTCATGCCGATGATCCGGTACCGTTTATTGCACAAGGAACCTGGGAAGGGCGCATTTTACATGCGCCGGCTGGTAACGGTGGCTTTGGTTATGACCCGCTGTTTTTTGTTGCGGAAGAAGGTTGCGCTTCGGCGCAGCTGGTGGCCGGACGCAAAAACCAGATCAGTCATCGCGCCAGGGCGTTACAAAAATTGGTCGAGTTTCTGAAGAGGTAG
- the rph gene encoding ribonuclease PH, with amino-acid sequence MRPSGRATNQLRQIKITRHYTKHAEGSVLIEFGDTKVLCNASIEERVPRFLNGKGQGWVTAEYGMLPRSTGERMAREAARGGQGGRTMEIQRLIGRSLRAVMDMDKLGERTITLDCDVIQADGGTRTASITGSYVALADAIRHLMAKGDIKSNPLKAGVASVSVGIVDGEPVLDLDYPEDSAAHTDMNVVMNDKGHFIEIQGTAEGETFGDEQLAAMLALAKKGITELLAAQKAALQD; translated from the coding sequence TAGAGCGACAAATCAGCTGCGCCAAATCAAAATAACCCGTCATTACACCAAGCACGCCGAAGGTTCGGTGCTGATTGAGTTTGGCGACACGAAAGTGTTGTGCAACGCCAGTATCGAAGAGCGCGTGCCGCGTTTTCTCAATGGCAAAGGCCAAGGCTGGGTGACTGCCGAATATGGCATGTTGCCTCGTTCTACCGGCGAGCGCATGGCTCGCGAAGCCGCACGTGGTGGTCAAGGTGGACGCACCATGGAAATTCAGCGTCTGATAGGCCGTTCATTGCGTGCCGTGATGGACATGGACAAATTGGGCGAGCGCACCATTACGCTGGACTGTGACGTTATCCAGGCCGACGGTGGTACACGTACCGCCTCGATCACGGGCAGTTATGTGGCGCTGGCCGATGCCATTCGTCACCTGATGGCCAAAGGCGATATCAAGAGCAATCCGCTGAAAGCCGGTGTGGCCTCCGTGTCGGTAGGCATCGTCGATGGCGAGCCGGTGCTGGATCTGGATTATCCGGAAGACTCAGCGGCGCACACTGATATGAATGTGGTGATGAACGACAAAGGTCATTTCATCGAAATCCAGGGCACCGCCGAGGGTGAGACCTTTGGTGACGAGCAACTGGCGGCGATGTTGGCGTTGGCCAAAAAAGGCATCACCGAACTACTTGCGGCACAAAAGGCCGCGTTGCAGGACTAA